The proteins below come from a single Mangifera indica cultivar Alphonso chromosome 16, CATAS_Mindica_2.1, whole genome shotgun sequence genomic window:
- the LOC123199760 gene encoding probable receptor-like serine/threonine-protein kinase At5g57670, with protein MSLVSEDGEADGNGKVSPVVVVGVKFDAESRELLTWALVKVAQPGDRVVALHVLNRVIDSTGSLISLVKAFDSMLAVYEGFCNLKQVDLKLKVCRGSSVKKILVREAKSYGAAKLVVGISKTRHRIRSSASVAKFCAKKLSKSFWVFAVNNGKILFQRDGNYTTTDILQDANQQKDRSVHRSLSKNGKVLIDGNVTGVENKSCKQCQGFLHKSGSSFKKRTQKNCTSGDSKTPLAESSVDGNVENSLALVPYQNNEVAMSSNSLVVLELPQSKHGWSVARRVICPEHQRLEKSSQNKTSLIQWVLRLPSRYTSAIVYPDRKQTQSVKSNEDLNSMFDGESGAIVPFDNEATRPLSPYQGFPKELENLHDRFSSTCRLLSYKELSLATSDFHPDNMVGKGGHSHVYRGSLVDGKELAVKILKPSVDVLKEFVSEIEIITSLHHKNITSLFGFCFEDNKLLLVYDFLSRGSLEESLHGNKKDAKSFGWNERYKVALGVAEALDYLHNSCDQPVIHRDVKSSNILLLDDFEPQLSDFGLASRASTSSSHLICTDIAGTFGYLAPEYVMHGKVSDKIDVYAFGVVLLELLSGRKPINRENPRGEESLVMWAKPILKDGKFPQLLDPSLAHDIDDVQLERMVLAATLCIIRAPSRRPQINLVLRLLQGDEEAKMWGRQQLGAAEELDVSDEAFPHDIQSHLNLALLDVDDNTLSIGSSERTVSIEDYLKGRWSQTSSFTSHVFG; from the exons ATGAGCCTGGTTTCCGAGGACGGCGAAGCGGACGGAAATGGGAAAGTGAGCCCGGTGGTTGTGGTCGGAGTGAAGTTTGACGCGGAGAGTCGGGAATTGCTGACGTGGGCGCTTGTCAAAGTGGCTCAACCTGGTGATCGTGTCGTTGCTCTTCATGTTCTTAATAGAGTAATTG ACAGTACCGGTTCGCTTATCTCGTTGGTGAAGGCTTTTGATTCTATGCTCGCTGTTTATGAAGGTTTCTGCAACTTAAAGcag GTTGATTTGAAGCTGAAAGTGTGTAGAGGGTCATCAGTGAAGAAAATTCTGGTAAGAGAAGCAAAGTCATATGGTGCGGCTAAGCTAGTTGTTGGGATCTCTAAGACTCGCCATCGAATTCGCTCTTCCGCATCTGTTGCTAAGTTCTGTGcaaaaaaattgtctaaaagTTTCTGGGTTTTTGCTGTTAATAATGGCAAAATTTTGTTTCAGAGAGATGGAAATTATACTACAACGGATATTTTACAAG ATGCTAATCAACAGAAAGATCGATCAGTTCATAGATCTTTAAGTAAGAATGGGAAAGTTTTAATTGACGGAAATGTTACTGGAGTTGAAAATAAATCGTGCAAACAATGTCAAGGCTTCTTGCACAAATCAggttcaagttttaaaaagagaACCCAGAAGAATTGTACTTCTGGTGATTCAAAGACACCATTGGCTGAGTCATCTGTGGATGGGAATGTGGAAAATTCATTGGCATTGGTACCTTATCAAAACAATGAGGTGGCTATGAGTTCAAATTCCCTGGTAGTTCTAGAGCTACCCCAGTCGAAACATGGTTGGTCAGTGGCTCGTCGGGTGATTTGCCCCGAACATCAGCGTTTGGAGAAATCTTCCCAGAACAAGACATCTTTGATACAGTGGGTTCTGAGACTTCCAAGCCGGTATACTTCTGCCATTGTCTATCCTGATCGTAAACAGACTCAATCTGTTAAATCAAATGAGGATCTTAATTCCATGTTTGATGGGGAGAGTGGGGCAATTGTGCCTTTTGATAATGAGGCTACACGTCCTCTTTCACCATATCAGGGGTTTCCCAAAGAGTTGGAGAATTTGCATGACAGATTCTCATCCACCTGTAGGTTACTCAGCTACAAGGAACTTTCTTTGGCTACATCTGATTTCCATCCTG ataatATGGTTGGTAAAGGTGGACATAGTCATGTTTATAGAGGGTCTCTTGTCGATGGCAAGGAACTTGCTGTGAAAATCTTGAAGCCATCAGTGGATGTGTTGAAAGAGTTTGTTTCAGAAATTGAGATCATTACATCTTTACACCACAAGAATATAACCTCCTTATTTGGATTCTGTTTTGAGGACAATAAATTGCTTTTGGTGTATGACTTCCTGTCAAGAGGAAGCCTAGAAGAGAGCCTTCATG GTAATAAGAAGGATGCAAAATCATTTGGTTGGAATGAGAGGTATAAAGTGGCTCTGGGTGTAGCTGAGGCGCTGGATTATCTACACAATAGTTGTGATCAACCAGTCATCCACAGGGATGTGAAATCTTCTAACATTCTGTTgttggatgattttgaaccacag CTGTCTGATTTTGGACTTGCCAGCCGGGCTTCAACTTCCTCATCACATTTAATTTGTACAGATATTGCAGGAACTTTTGG GTACTTAGCCCCTGAATATGTCATGCATGGAAAAGTGAGTGACAAAATTGATGTCTATGCATTTGGTGTTGTGCTTCTGGAGCTTCTATCTGGTAGAAAGCCTATTAACAGAGAAAACCCAAGGGGTGAGGAAAGTCTGGTTATGTGG GCTAAACCAATTTTGAAGGATGGCAAGTTTCCACAATTGCTGGATCCAAGCTTAGCTCATGATATTGATGATGTTCAGCTTGAGAGAATGGTTTTGGCTGCAACACTATGCATCATAAGAGCTCCTAGTCGTAGGCCTCAAATTAACCTC GTTTTAAGACTTCTTCAAGGTGATGAGGAAGCAAAAATGTGGGGAAGGCAACAACTTGGTGCAGCAGAAGAGCTTGATGTCAGTGATGAAGCATTTCCTCATGATATTCAGTCCCATCTGAACCTTGCACTTCTAGATGTGGATGACAATACTCTTTCTATCGGTAGCTCTGAGCGAACTGTATCAATAGAAGATTACTTGAAAGGCAGATGGAGTCAAACATCAAGCTTCACTAGCCATGTTTTCGGTTGA